One part of the Malus sylvestris chromosome 2, drMalSylv7.2, whole genome shotgun sequence genome encodes these proteins:
- the LOC126597856 gene encoding cytochrome P450 704C1-like — protein MSILYFIFTFILFSVLFVILTFCFLLLKIFTGKSIRNPIYPPVKGTVFDQLFYFNRLYDYQTEVAKEQPTFRLLTPDQSEVYTTDMRNIEHVLKTNFAKYSKGKYNQDIVSDVFGQGIFVVDGEKWKQQRKLASLEFSTRVLRDFSCSVFRRNSAKLVRVVSEILGSNQSFDMQDILMRCTLDSIIKVGFGIDLNCLEGSSKEGTAFMKAFDDSTALSYWRFVDPFWKLKRVLNIGSEAALRKNVRIMDDFVHQLIKSKRTLVTGKTDANDREDILSRFLLESEKDPEKMNDTYLRDIILNFMIAGKDTSANTLSWFLYMLTKNPLIQEKVAHEVRDVVGITIQVNEANIDELVENITDANLDKMHYLHATITETLRLYPAVPVDGRCAEVDDILPDGFRLRKGDGVYYMAYAMGRMPYIWGEDADDFRPERWLKNGIFQPESPFKFVAFHAGPRICLGKDFAYRQMKIVSTALLFFFRFKLADETKNVTYRTMFTLHMDGGLPLRATPRTA, from the exons ATGAGTATTCTCTATTTCATATTCACCTTCATATTATTTTCAGTACTATTTGTCATCCTCACCTTCTGTTTTCTGCTACTTAAAATCTTCACAGGAAAATCCATTAGAAACCCAATTTACCCGCCAGTAAAAGGCACCGTCTTCGACCAGCTCTTCTACTTCAACAGGCTCTATGACTACCAGACCGAAGTTGCCAAAGAGCAGCCAACTTTTCGGCTGCTTACCCCAGACCAAAGTGAAGTATACACCACTGACATGCGAAACATCGAGCATGTTTTGAAAACCAACTTCGCCAAGTATTCCAAAGGGAAGTACAACCAAGATATTGTGTCTGATGTTTTTGGCCAAGGGATATTTGTTGTTGATGGAGAAAAGTGGAAGCAGCAGAGGAAGCTTGCGAGCCTTGAGTTTTCGACCAGAGTTCTTAGAGATTTTAGCTGTTCTGTGTTTAGAAGAAATTCTGCCAAACTGGTTAGAGTTGTTTCTGAGATTTTGGGTTCCAATCAAAGTTTTGATATGCAA GATATTCTTATGAGATGCACTTTAGACTCCATAATCAAAGTAGGGTTTGGAATAGACCTGAATTGCTTGGAGGGTTCAAGCAAGGAAGGGACTGCATTTATGAAGGCCTTTGATGATTCGACCGCCCTGTCCTATTGGCGCTTTGTCGATCCATTCTGGAAATTGAAGCGAGTTCTAAATATTGGTTCTGAAGCAGCTCTTAGAAAGAATGTCCGAATCATGGATGATTTTGTACACCAACTTATCAAGAGTAAGAGGACGTTGGTTACAGGGAAAACTGATGCT AATGACAGGGAGGACATACTATCGAGGTTTCTGTTGGAGAGCGAGAAGGATCCCGAGAAAATGAATGACACATATCTGAGGGATATAATTCTGAACTTTATGATTGCTGGCAAAGATACAAGTGCAAATACACTCTCATGGTTCTTGTACATGCTTACGAAGAACCCTCTAATACAAGAAAAAGTTGCACACGAAGTGAGGGATGTTGTCGGTATTACTATTCAGGTCAACGAAGCTAACATTGATGAACTTGTAGAAAACATAACTGATGCAAATCTTGATAAAATGCATTATCTTCATGCAACGATAACAGAGACCTTGAGGCTATACCCTGCAGTTCCTGTG GACGGGAGATGTGCAGAGGTAGATGACATTCTTCCTGATGGCTTTAGATTGAGAAAAGGAGATGGAGTATACTACATGGCCTATGCCATGGGAAGAATGCCTTATATTTGGGGAGAAGATGCTGATGATTTCCGACCTGAAAGATGGCTCAAAAATGGAATTTTCCAGCCTGAATCACCATTCAAATTTGTCGCATTTCAT GCAGGACCTCGAATCTGTCTAGGGAAAGACTTTGCATACCGGCAGATGAAGATAGTATCAACcgctcttcttttcttcttccgcTTCAAATTGGCTGACGAAACAAAAAATGTAACCTATAGGACCATGTTCACCCTACACATGGATGGAGGTCTCCCTCTTCGCGCAACTCCGAGGACAGCTTGA